From the genome of Cytobacillus firmus, one region includes:
- a CDS encoding SDR family oxidoreductase, with product MNRNYAVITGCSSGFGILMAIELAKNDFNVLATMRNLDKSKILMEKADKEGVLAQISIHELDVTSSSSIKNFKSKLLQLPSVDVLINNAGYAGAGFAEEIPLDEYREQFETNVFGTIAVTQAVLPFMREQGSGTIINISSISGRVGFPGLSPYAASKFAVEGWSESLRLEVKPFGVNVVLIEPGSFRTGIWTTGKKIAEPSLKNDSPYYSYMTKIHRYLDQGEPFYEDPIIVAKKAVDIIREKEPALRYPVGKGVRTRIRLKHLLSWKAWEKVIFKTLYKD from the coding sequence TTGAATAGGAATTACGCAGTCATTACCGGCTGTTCCAGCGGGTTTGGAATATTAATGGCCATTGAGCTGGCAAAGAACGATTTTAATGTTCTTGCCACAATGAGAAACCTGGATAAAAGCAAAATATTAATGGAGAAAGCTGATAAAGAGGGAGTACTTGCTCAGATTTCCATTCATGAATTGGATGTCACTTCATCATCTTCTATAAAAAATTTTAAAAGCAAGCTGCTCCAATTGCCTTCGGTTGATGTTTTAATCAATAATGCAGGCTATGCAGGAGCAGGATTTGCAGAAGAAATACCGCTGGATGAGTATAGAGAACAGTTTGAAACAAATGTCTTTGGAACGATTGCCGTGACACAGGCAGTTCTGCCATTTATGAGGGAACAGGGATCAGGTACTATCATAAACATCAGCTCAATCAGCGGAAGAGTAGGTTTTCCGGGCTTATCGCCATACGCCGCCTCAAAATTTGCAGTAGAGGGCTGGAGTGAATCACTTAGGCTTGAAGTCAAACCGTTTGGAGTAAATGTGGTGTTGATTGAGCCAGGATCCTTCAGGACAGGCATTTGGACAACAGGCAAAAAGATAGCGGAACCCTCATTGAAGAACGACTCGCCTTATTACTCTTATATGACAAAAATACATAGGTACCTTGATCAAGGGGAGCCCTTTTACGAAGATCCAATTATCGTTGCGAAAAAAGCAGTGGATATTATCAGGGAAAAAGAACCTGCACTCAGATACCCTGTAGGAAAAGGAGTCCGAACAAGAATACGCCTGAAACACCTTCTGAGCTGGAAAGCATGGGAGAAAGTCATATTCAAGACACTTTATAAAGATTAA
- a CDS encoding NRAMP family divalent metal transporter, whose amino-acid sequence MKKQSNASLLLGAAFLMATSAIGPGFLTQTTVFTETLLASFGFVILISIIIDIGAQMNIWRIIAVSEKRAQDIANDVLPGLGYFLAALIVMGGLAFNIGNIAGAGLGTNVIFGISPEFGALLSGILAIGIFLVKEAGKLMDRFTQILGFVMIGLTLYVMFTAQPPVGEAVVKTFVPDKIDILAIITLVGGTVGGYITFAGGHRLIDAGVKGKEALPEVTKSSVSAIGIASIMRIFLFLAALGVVSQGLALDPSNPPASVFQLAAGNIGYKIFGVVMWAAAITSVVGAAYTSVSFIRTLSPAIEKYHKWVIVGFIAVSTFVFVLIGKPVKILVLVGSLNGLILPIALGVMLIAAYKTKIVGDYKHPLWMTIFGVIIVIAMSYMGVYSLINGIPELFK is encoded by the coding sequence ATGAAAAAGCAATCTAATGCCAGTCTTTTACTTGGCGCTGCCTTCCTTATGGCTACATCTGCCATCGGACCAGGCTTTCTGACTCAGACGACCGTTTTTACAGAAACACTGCTTGCAAGCTTCGGGTTTGTCATTTTAATTTCTATTATTATCGATATTGGTGCACAGATGAATATCTGGCGAATTATTGCTGTGTCTGAAAAACGGGCCCAGGATATTGCCAATGATGTCCTGCCGGGCCTCGGATATTTCCTGGCTGCCCTGATTGTCATGGGCGGACTGGCCTTTAATATTGGAAATATTGCCGGTGCCGGGTTAGGTACTAATGTTATATTCGGCATTTCTCCCGAATTCGGTGCCCTTTTAAGCGGAATTTTGGCGATCGGCATTTTTCTTGTAAAAGAAGCGGGAAAATTAATGGACCGCTTCACACAGATTTTAGGATTTGTCATGATTGGGCTTACTCTTTATGTTATGTTTACGGCACAGCCTCCTGTTGGTGAAGCTGTCGTCAAAACGTTTGTTCCAGACAAAATTGATATCCTGGCTATTATTACACTTGTCGGCGGTACGGTCGGCGGCTATATCACTTTTGCCGGCGGCCATCGCCTAATTGATGCAGGTGTCAAAGGAAAAGAAGCTCTTCCTGAAGTCACAAAGAGCTCTGTGAGTGCAATCGGGATTGCTTCCATAATGCGTATCTTCCTTTTCCTCGCAGCACTTGGTGTAGTTTCGCAAGGCTTGGCACTGGACCCATCCAACCCGCCAGCTTCTGTATTCCAGCTGGCTGCGGGCAATATAGGCTATAAGATATTTGGAGTCGTTATGTGGGCAGCCGCGATCACATCTGTAGTCGGTGCAGCCTATACATCGGTCTCATTTATTCGGACATTGAGCCCTGCCATCGAGAAATATCATAAATGGGTGATTGTCGGTTTTATTGCCGTTTCTACATTTGTTTTCGTATTGATTGGTAAACCAGTCAAAATATTGGTTTTAGTTGGTTCATTAAATGGTCTTATCCTGCCAATCGCATTAGGTGTAATGCTGATTGCTGCTTATAAAACCAAAATTGTCGGCGATTATAAACATCCGCTCTGGATGACCATCTTCGGAGTCATTATCGTGATTGCCATGTCTTACATGGGGGTTTACTCGTTAATCAATGGAATCCCTGAGCTGTTTAAATAA
- a CDS encoding putative hydro-lyase: protein MNSPSQLNPDEARKLIRSKAWEKPTAGMANGFIQANLAILPKDLAFEFLLFSQRNPKSCPIIDVTEPGSPVPMLSAPNADIRTDLPKYRIYKNGVLFEEISDITSYWDDAMVAFLIGCSFTFEEALLKNNIPIRHIEENRNVPMFKTNIECVKAGRFEGPMVVSMRPMTEKEAIRAVQVTSRFPSVHGAPVHIGNPEAIGINNIHQPDFGDAVTIKDGEVPVFWACGVTPQAVAMHVKPEIMITHAPGHMFITDLKNEEFSVL, encoded by the coding sequence ATGAACTCCCCTTCTCAATTGAATCCTGATGAGGCACGCAAATTGATCCGCAGCAAGGCATGGGAGAAACCGACAGCAGGAATGGCAAACGGCTTCATTCAGGCAAACCTTGCCATCCTGCCAAAGGATTTGGCTTTTGAGTTTCTCCTTTTCAGCCAAAGAAATCCAAAATCCTGCCCAATCATCGATGTGACAGAACCTGGGTCTCCTGTGCCGATGCTGTCAGCCCCAAATGCTGATATTAGAACAGATTTGCCCAAATACAGGATTTATAAAAACGGTGTTCTCTTTGAGGAGATTTCAGACATCACATCTTATTGGGATGATGCTATGGTGGCATTTCTGATCGGCTGCAGTTTTACGTTTGAAGAAGCATTGCTGAAAAACAATATCCCTATCCGCCATATTGAGGAAAATCGGAATGTTCCAATGTTTAAAACAAATATTGAGTGTGTGAAGGCAGGCCGGTTTGAAGGGCCAATGGTTGTGAGTATGCGGCCGATGACAGAGAAGGAAGCTATTCGGGCTGTCCAGGTGACAAGCCGCTTCCCTTCTGTCCATGGTGCCCCTGTCCATATTGGCAACCCTGAAGCAATCGGCATAAATAATATACATCAGCCCGATTTTGGCGATGCCGTGACGATTAAAGATGGAGAGGTACCTGTTTTTTGGGCCTGTGGCGTCACTCCTCAGGCAGTTGCCATGCATGTGAAGCCGGAAATTATGATTACACATGCACCGGGACATATGTTTATTACAGATTTAAAAAATGAAGAGTTTTCGGTTTTATAG
- a CDS encoding exodeoxyribonuclease III: MKLVSWNVNGIRACVKKGFIDYFKEMDADIFCIQESKLQEGQIELILDGYHQYWNYALKKGYSGTAVFTKKEPISVRYGLGEEETEPEGRILTLEYEDFYLVNVYTPNSKRDLARLPYRLEWEERIREYLLELDGIKPVIMCGDLNVAHNEIDLKNAKSNRGNSGFTDEERDRMTRLLGSGFVDAFRYKYPEAEGAYTWWSYMAKVRERNIGWRIDYFIISEKLQEKIIDSQIHCDIMGSDHCPVALKMDL, translated from the coding sequence ATGAAACTCGTATCATGGAATGTGAATGGCATTAGGGCCTGTGTGAAAAAAGGCTTCATCGATTACTTCAAAGAGATGGATGCAGACATCTTTTGTATCCAGGAGTCTAAATTACAGGAGGGGCAGATTGAGCTCATCCTGGATGGCTACCACCAATATTGGAATTATGCTCTGAAAAAAGGGTATTCCGGGACAGCTGTTTTCACGAAAAAAGAGCCGATTTCTGTTCGCTATGGGTTGGGCGAAGAGGAAACAGAACCCGAGGGCAGGATTCTTACGCTTGAGTATGAAGACTTTTATCTCGTGAATGTCTATACACCGAATTCGAAGCGTGACCTGGCCCGCCTTCCATATCGTCTGGAATGGGAAGAGCGGATTAGGGAGTATTTACTTGAGCTGGATGGAATCAAGCCTGTTATTATGTGCGGTGACTTAAATGTGGCCCATAATGAAATAGATTTAAAGAATGCAAAATCCAATCGCGGAAATTCCGGGTTTACCGATGAAGAACGCGACAGAATGACCAGATTGCTTGGTTCAGGGTTTGTTGATGCTTTCCGCTATAAATACCCGGAAGCCGAGGGAGCCTATACATGGTGGTCCTATATGGCAAAAGTAAGGGAGAGGAATATCGGCTGGCGGATTGATTATTTTATAATTTCTGAAAAGCTTCAGGAAAAAATAATAGATTCACAAATTCATTGCGACATTATGGGAAGCGACCATTGCCCGGTAGCCCTTAAAATGGATCTATAG
- a CDS encoding LamB/YcsF family protein, with protein MHIVDINCDMGESFGSYKMGRDEEILDHITSANIACGFHAGDPATMRKTVRMALDKNVGLGVHPGLQDLHGFGRRDINITPQEAYDLVVYQIGALYAFVKSEGGKLQHVKPHGALFNMASKSAPLSEAIAEAVYKVDPELILFGLSGGELVKAGRKIGLRSANEVFSDRTYQEDGSLTSRRESNALITDHSAAVNQVIRMVKEGKVHSVQGTDVSIEANTICIHGDGESALEFAQYIPKALNEAGIQVAKISEFLK; from the coding sequence ATGCATATAGTTGACATTAATTGTGATATGGGAGAAAGCTTTGGTTCCTACAAGATGGGACGCGATGAGGAAATCCTGGACCACATTACCTCAGCCAACATCGCCTGCGGCTTCCATGCCGGTGACCCGGCGACCATGCGAAAAACAGTCAGGATGGCGCTTGATAAAAATGTAGGCCTGGGTGTCCATCCGGGACTCCAGGATCTGCATGGTTTCGGCCGGAGAGATATAAATATCACCCCTCAGGAAGCCTATGACCTGGTGGTCTACCAGATTGGCGCTTTATATGCTTTTGTTAAATCAGAAGGCGGCAAGCTTCAGCATGTTAAACCGCACGGTGCACTGTTCAACATGGCCTCCAAAAGCGCACCGTTATCGGAAGCAATCGCAGAAGCTGTTTACAAAGTGGATCCAGAACTGATTCTGTTCGGTCTCTCAGGGGGCGAATTAGTTAAAGCCGGCAGGAAGATAGGCCTCCGTTCTGCGAATGAAGTATTTTCAGACCGGACCTACCAGGAGGACGGATCGCTTACGTCAAGAAGGGAGAGCAATGCACTAATTACAGATCACAGCGCTGCTGTTAATCAGGTAATCCGCATGGTCAAAGAAGGAAAAGTTCATTCTGTTCAGGGTACTGATGTTTCCATTGAGGCCAATACGATCTGCATCCACGGCGATGGTGAAAGCGCCCTGGAATTTGCCCAATATATCCCGAAGGCGCTGAATGAAGCGGGTATCCAGGTGGCAAAAATCAGTGAGTTTTTGAAATAA
- a CDS encoding metallophosphoesterase, with amino-acid sequence MKKGMKKYTITLLSFIALLLVWNQTEAEVSGPPTIHLRVMETTDLHGNMIGYDYEDRRKTVEFGLSRTASLIKQARKESPNSLLFDNGDILEGNGLDEYAYRSHPLDMANVHPVFKAMNTLLFDAATVGNHEFNYGIDFMEESLRGANFPYVNANIYVEDGNQLEEDDLNYFNPYTIIEKEVTDTAGEKHQLNVGVIGFITPIVAEWNKEYFRGNLKVKNIKETAEHFIPIMKSKGADIIVALAHTGLQSDKGLEEKKGNSVQALSKVKGIDAILFGHSHSVFPVKDELQKVPGIDLKTGTINGTAAVQAGYWGNHLGLIDLKIAFEDREWKVKSSLSSIRPVYRTIKSKKKEVIPGDPLIEQIIKKDHQDALDFLKHKK; translated from the coding sequence ATGAAAAAAGGAATGAAAAAGTATACTATCACACTGTTATCATTCATAGCCCTGCTGCTTGTCTGGAACCAGACGGAAGCTGAAGTATCCGGACCGCCAACCATCCATCTGCGCGTGATGGAAACCACTGATTTGCATGGAAATATGATTGGTTATGATTATGAAGACCGCAGAAAAACAGTGGAGTTTGGGCTTTCCAGGACGGCCAGCCTGATTAAACAGGCTAGAAAAGAGTCTCCTAACTCCCTTTTATTCGATAACGGGGACATTCTTGAAGGCAATGGACTCGATGAATATGCCTATAGAAGCCATCCGCTTGACATGGCTAATGTCCATCCTGTTTTTAAAGCTATGAATACGCTGCTTTTTGACGCTGCAACAGTGGGAAATCATGAATTTAATTACGGAATTGATTTTATGGAAGAAAGCCTCAGGGGAGCCAACTTTCCTTATGTGAATGCAAATATCTATGTGGAAGACGGCAATCAGCTTGAAGAAGATGACCTCAATTATTTTAATCCCTACACCATTATAGAGAAAGAAGTGACAGATACAGCTGGGGAAAAGCATCAGCTGAATGTCGGAGTCATCGGCTTTATTACTCCGATTGTTGCGGAGTGGAATAAAGAGTATTTTCGCGGGAACCTTAAAGTGAAAAATATAAAAGAAACAGCAGAGCACTTTATTCCTATAATGAAAAGCAAAGGGGCAGATATCATTGTGGCCCTTGCACATACCGGCCTCCAATCCGATAAAGGGCTGGAGGAGAAAAAGGGCAATTCAGTTCAGGCACTCAGCAAAGTTAAAGGAATAGATGCCATTTTATTCGGTCACAGCCATTCTGTTTTTCCTGTCAAAGATGAGCTGCAAAAGGTGCCTGGGATCGACTTGAAGACAGGAACCATTAATGGAACAGCTGCTGTACAGGCTGGATACTGGGGCAATCATCTCGGTTTAATCGATTTGAAAATAGCCTTTGAGGATAGAGAATGGAAAGTAAAAAGCAGTCTATCCTCCATCAGGCCTGTTTACCGGACTATCAAAAGTAAAAAGAAGGAAGTCATCCCGGGGGACCCGTTAATAGAGCAGATTATAAAAAAAGATCATCAAGATGCACTGGATTTTTTAAAACACAAAAAGTAA
- a CDS encoding DMT family transporter gives MSWLYLILAGIFEMTGVTMINSWHQNRNWRSLLLLIGGFGASFLFLSLAMKELPMGTAYAVWTGIGAAGGAILGMILYGEPKDAKRIFFIAMVLSAAIGLKLVS, from the coding sequence ATGAGCTGGCTGTATCTGATTTTAGCTGGAATTTTTGAAATGACAGGTGTCACCATGATTAACAGCTGGCATCAAAACAGGAACTGGCGGTCCTTACTTCTGCTTATTGGCGGCTTTGGCGCCAGCTTCCTGTTCCTGTCTTTGGCCATGAAAGAACTGCCGATGGGCACAGCTTATGCCGTCTGGACCGGAATCGGCGCCGCCGGTGGAGCGATCCTTGGCATGATCCTGTACGGAGAACCGAAAGACGCCAAACGAATATTCTTTATTGCAATGGTATTAAGTGCGGCAATTGGGTTAAAACTTGTGTCTTAG
- a CDS encoding AI-2E family transporter: protein METIKSLFTNNGFKRFVIFGIIVLALYLSRSMINLILITFIFSFLMDRLVKLVLSRFKLNRKLTVVTLYIGIIGLLSIGIIKYLPLIVTEISQLFKQVESFYTQKHDNIVITYIVQMLERNEVTKYLEQGFAFLLQYFSDISHIAIQVLLSLILSLFFLLEKPKLTEFTLKFKYSKMAAFYNEISYFGSKFVQTFGKVIEAQVVIATVNCILTTLALWIMDFPHLMGLSILIFLLGLIPVAGVIISLVPLCTIAYSLGGFIQVFYILLLIMVIHAIEAYILNPKLMSSKTDLPVFYTFIVLIFSEHFFGVWGLIVGIPVFVFLLDVLEVKSNPPKIQ from the coding sequence TTGGAAACGATTAAATCACTTTTTACTAATAACGGCTTTAAAAGATTCGTCATTTTTGGCATTATAGTTCTGGCTCTTTACCTGTCGAGAAGCATGATTAATTTAATCCTGATTACTTTTATTTTTTCTTTCTTGATGGATAGGCTCGTGAAACTGGTCCTATCGAGATTTAAACTGAATAGAAAACTGACAGTCGTAACCCTTTATATAGGAATTATCGGCCTTCTCTCTATCGGGATTATTAAGTATCTTCCTTTAATAGTAACTGAAATTTCTCAGCTGTTTAAGCAGGTTGAAAGCTTTTATACCCAGAAGCATGACAATATTGTCATCACTTACATTGTGCAAATGCTTGAAAGAAATGAAGTTACGAAGTATCTCGAACAGGGCTTTGCGTTCCTGCTTCAATATTTTTCTGATATTAGCCATATTGCGATTCAAGTATTGCTGTCGCTTATCCTTAGTTTGTTCTTCCTGCTTGAAAAGCCTAAGCTGACTGAGTTTACTTTAAAGTTCAAATACAGCAAAATGGCCGCCTTTTATAATGAGATTTCCTATTTTGGAAGTAAGTTCGTGCAAACATTTGGAAAAGTTATTGAAGCGCAGGTGGTTATTGCCACAGTGAATTGTATTCTGACAACACTTGCGCTCTGGATCATGGACTTCCCTCACCTGATGGGCTTGTCTATACTTATTTTCCTGCTTGGTCTGATCCCGGTAGCAGGCGTGATTATTTCCCTGGTTCCTTTATGTACAATTGCCTATTCACTAGGCGGCTTCATCCAGGTGTTTTATATCCTCCTGTTAATTATGGTGATTCATGCGATTGAAGCCTATATTTTAAACCCGAAGCTTATGTCTTCCAAAACGGATTTGCCGGTATTTTATACGTTCATTGTTCTGATTTTCTCTGAGCATTTCTTTGGTGTCTGGGGATTGATTGTCGGTATACCGGTGTTTGTGTTTCTGCTGGATGTACTTGAAGTCAAGAGCAATCCTCCTAAAATACAGTAA
- a CDS encoding DMT family transporter, with the protein MQWLKVFIAAFFEVFWVIGLKHADDPLSWAGTIICIAVSFYLMIMAGRVLPVGTVYAVFVGMGTAGTVLSEIIFFGEPLKLSKIILVFVLLLGVLGLKLVTNEDKSKGAESS; encoded by the coding sequence ATGCAGTGGCTAAAGGTATTTATTGCAGCATTTTTTGAAGTGTTTTGGGTCATTGGCTTAAAGCATGCGGATGATCCCTTATCATGGGCAGGGACCATCATATGCATCGCTGTCAGTTTTTATCTGATGATCATGGCGGGCAGGGTGCTGCCGGTGGGGACGGTTTATGCTGTCTTTGTTGGCATGGGCACCGCCGGGACAGTACTATCGGAAATTATATTTTTCGGAGAGCCTTTGAAATTATCTAAAATCATTCTGGTTTTTGTTTTATTATTAGGAGTCCTTGGTTTAAAGCTGGTGACAAACGAGGACAAATCAAAAGGAGCTGAAAGTTCATGA
- the thiD gene encoding bifunctional hydroxymethylpyrimidine kinase/phosphomethylpyrimidine kinase: MKVNKALTIAGSDSGGGAGIQADLKTFQELGVFGMSALTAVTAQNTMGVQGVYPMTPDAVASQLQSIGVDLRPDAVKTGMLFSAEIIERVSKEIAKYGWNNIVIDPVMIAKGGASLLQTEAIIAMKKHLIPLSMVITPNIPEAEVLTDTIIRSMEDKRKAAKELYRLGAKHVIIKGGHEEGKMAADLLFDGEGFTEFKSNRIQTANTHGTGCTFSAAITAGLADGVSVPQAVDRAKQFIQAAIENDLRIGSGHGPTNHWAYNLKKKESFIYGS, encoded by the coding sequence ATGAAGGTGAACAAAGCATTAACCATAGCAGGATCAGATAGCGGCGGCGGTGCGGGTATTCAGGCCGATTTAAAAACCTTTCAGGAACTCGGCGTTTTCGGCATGTCAGCATTAACTGCCGTAACAGCCCAAAACACCATGGGAGTGCAGGGAGTTTATCCAATGACCCCAGATGCTGTTGCGTCCCAATTGCAATCCATTGGAGTGGATTTAAGGCCGGATGCAGTCAAGACAGGTATGCTCTTCAGTGCAGAGATTATCGAAAGGGTTTCAAAGGAGATTGCGAAATACGGCTGGAACAATATCGTCATTGATCCGGTGATGATAGCAAAAGGTGGAGCAAGCCTTCTTCAGACTGAAGCCATTATAGCGATGAAAAAGCATCTGATTCCGCTCTCGATGGTGATTACACCCAATATTCCCGAGGCAGAGGTTTTAACGGATACTATTATTCGTTCAATGGAAGATAAACGGAAGGCAGCAAAAGAACTCTATAGGCTTGGTGCGAAACATGTCATCATTAAGGGCGGTCATGAGGAGGGAAAAATGGCTGCCGATCTATTATTTGACGGTGAAGGTTTTACCGAATTCAAGAGTAATAGAATCCAAACAGCCAACACACATGGGACAGGCTGCACTTTTTCTGCTGCAATCACAGCCGGCCTCGCTGACGGTGTTTCTGTGCCACAGGCTGTTGATCGCGCAAAGCAATTTATTCAGGCAGCAATTGAAAATGACTTAAGAATTGGCAGCGGTCATGGACCAACCAATCATTGGGCTTATAATTTGAAGAAAAAGGAGAGCTTCATATATGGAAGTTAA
- the thiM gene encoding hydroxyethylthiazole kinase yields MNIQELSSLLDKVRESNPLVHNITNVVVTNFTANGLLAIGASPVMAYAHEEAGDMAKIAGALVLNMGTLTEKEVKSMLIAGKSANQHGVPVIFDPVGAGATAYRTETANRIMEKLDISIIRGNAAEIANAAGQQWNIKGVDAGEAKGSTADLAKSAANKLGSVTVITGKQDIVSDGHSTFSVNNGHPLLTKVTGAGCLLTSVIGAFAAVEKDPVKAAAASLVVYGSAAEIAAEKTDGRGPGTFQIEFLNSLYTISAADVELRGSFSQIGGE; encoded by the coding sequence ATGAACATTCAGGAGCTTAGCAGTCTATTAGATAAAGTAAGAGAGTCAAACCCTCTGGTACATAATATCACCAATGTGGTAGTAACCAATTTTACTGCCAATGGCCTGCTGGCAATTGGTGCATCACCTGTAATGGCTTATGCGCATGAAGAGGCGGGTGATATGGCTAAAATCGCCGGGGCTCTGGTTCTCAACATGGGAACACTGACTGAAAAAGAAGTGAAAAGTATGCTTATCGCAGGAAAGTCAGCCAATCAGCATGGGGTGCCGGTAATCTTTGACCCGGTTGGTGCCGGCGCGACAGCTTATCGAACAGAAACAGCCAATAGAATAATGGAAAAATTAGATATTAGCATCATAAGAGGCAATGCTGCAGAAATTGCCAATGCAGCAGGACAGCAATGGAATATTAAGGGCGTCGATGCCGGGGAAGCGAAAGGAAGCACTGCAGATCTTGCAAAGTCAGCAGCAAATAAACTTGGTTCAGTCACCGTCATTACAGGGAAACAGGACATCGTTTCAGATGGACATTCCACTTTTTCGGTCAACAATGGCCATCCCCTGTTAACGAAAGTAACAGGTGCCGGATGTCTTTTGACTTCTGTCATTGGAGCTTTCGCTGCTGTTGAAAAGGATCCAGTAAAAGCGGCAGCTGCTTCATTGGTCGTGTATGGCTCTGCCGCCGAAATCGCTGCAGAAAAAACGGATGGCAGGGGCCCGGGCACTTTCCAAATAGAGTTCTTGAATAGCTTATATACTATTTCAGCCGCAGATGTTGAATTGCGCGGCTCTTTTAGTCAGATAGGAGGGGAATAA
- a CDS encoding HIT family protein, translating into MNHQESCPFCSPHKDPHQNIIFENSTCYFLQHDKEQDVLEGCGVIVPKAHHSDAFHLTAEEWKDTYELLQKAKDYLDTKYEPDGYTLGWNVGEASNQSILHSHLHVIPRYSDEPHAGKGLRHWLKQHENKRGAVNK; encoded by the coding sequence ATGAACCATCAGGAAAGTTGTCCTTTTTGCAGTCCGCACAAGGATCCACACCAGAATATCATTTTTGAAAACAGCACTTGTTATTTTCTTCAGCACGATAAAGAACAGGATGTTTTAGAGGGCTGCGGGGTCATTGTGCCAAAAGCACATCATTCAGATGCCTTTCACTTAACGGCTGAAGAGTGGAAGGATACATATGAACTTCTTCAAAAAGCGAAGGATTATTTGGATACAAAGTATGAACCAGATGGATACACTCTTGGATGGAACGTCGGTGAAGCTTCCAATCAATCCATTCTTCACAGCCATCTGCACGTCATACCCAGATATAGTGATGAACCACACGCAGGAAAAGGGCTCAGACATTGGCTGAAGCAGCATGAAAATAAAAGAGGCGCAGTGAATAAATAA
- the thiE gene encoding thiamine phosphate synthase, giving the protein MEVNPKQIRNWLKVYFIMGSVNCRHKPEDILRSAINGGISLFQYREKGAGCLHGKEKESLAKSLQAICKESNIPFIVNDDIELALSINADGVHIGQEDEPADVVRRKIGSKILGVSVHNMLEAEAAIRQGADYLGIGPIYPTSTKKDAKAVQGLTFLKELRAADIQIPVVGIGGINFKNTPPIMDAGADGVSVITAISQADSPEKSARELKEAVMRNIH; this is encoded by the coding sequence ATGGAAGTTAATCCTAAGCAAATACGAAATTGGCTTAAAGTTTATTTCATAATGGGGAGCGTAAATTGCCGCCATAAGCCTGAAGATATTCTTCGGTCAGCGATTAATGGGGGCATATCCCTGTTTCAATACCGTGAAAAAGGTGCAGGATGCCTGCACGGCAAAGAGAAGGAATCTCTTGCAAAAAGCCTTCAGGCAATCTGCAAAGAGAGCAATATTCCCTTTATTGTAAATGATGACATTGAATTGGCACTTAGTATCAACGCAGATGGCGTCCATATAGGCCAGGAGGACGAGCCGGCAGATGTGGTCCGCAGGAAAATCGGCAGCAAAATCCTTGGCGTCTCCGTGCATAATATGCTTGAAGCAGAAGCAGCGATCCGGCAGGGGGCAGATTACCTGGGCATTGGCCCTATTTATCCAACAAGCACAAAAAAAGATGCTAAAGCCGTTCAGGGTCTTACTTTTTTAAAGGAATTGAGAGCTGCTGATATTCAGATTCCTGTGGTAGGGATTGGGGGAATTAATTTTAAAAATACACCTCCCATAATGGATGCAGGAGCAGACGGTGTTTCAGTCATTACGGCAATCAGCCAGGCAGATTCCCCGGAAAAATCAGCCAGGGAGCTAAAAGAAGCAGTAATGAGAAATATCCATTAA